Genomic segment of Octadecabacter arcticus 238:
TGGTTTGTTAACAATCAGAATTTCATGATCGGCATGGATCACGTCGAGCGGGTCATCGGGCGGTGCGTAATCACTGCTCATGCCTTACGGCCCCTAAACATCGCAAACGTATACAGGCCCAGCGCTGCCCAGATCATTGGAAACGCAATCGCGCGGGCACTGCCAAACGGTTCTTCAAACACGAACACTGCAATCAACATAATCATCGTTGGGGCGATATATTGCATGATCCCGATGGTTGCCAAGCGCAGACCCTTTGCGCCGTTCGCATACAGCATCAACGGCACCGCCGTGACGATCCCGCAGCCCATCAACAACCACATATCTATCGTTAGCGGCACGAAATGGCCGCCACCCTGACCGCCCAGCCAGATCAGATAGCCAAGCGCGACGGGGGACAGGATCAACACCTCAAGTAGGAAACCCTGATTGGGTCCAATCGGCAGCGAACGTTTGAAGTACGCGTAAAAACCCCACGAAAATGTCAACGCCAGCGCGGGCCACGGCAGCGACCCGTTGGCATAGGTCAAAACGCCCACGGCGGCTGCGGCCAATCCAACCGCCGCCCATTGCAGTTTGTTGAGCTTTTCGCCCAGCAACATCGCCCCAAGAAACACGCTGAAGATCGGGTTTATGTAGTAGCCCAGCGCGCCGTCCAAAGTGCGCTCCGCCGCAATCGCCCAGACATAAACGCCCCAGTTGATCGACACCAATGTCGCGGTAATGCATCCCATGGCCAGTGCCTTGGGGTCGCGTAAAATACGGCCCAAATCACTTGTGCGACCCAAAACAATCAGTATCAGACCCGCAACAGGCACCGACCACAGCACACGGTGCGCCACGACTTCGATAGCCGGAATATGGCTTACCGCCTTCAGGTAAAGTGGCAAAAAACCCCACAATACATAGGCGCTCAACGCAAAGCCAAAGCCGCGCAAGGTGTCTTGATTTTTTGGGTTTTCCATGCCCCCCTCATGACCGCTCCGAAGACCGCTCGCAAGGGTAGGGATGAAGGCAGTTTAGATTTTCACGCGTTCGGACTTGGGATCATACATTGACCGCAATGACGCCTCGGCACGGACATTGGTGCCCATCACATCAATCGCGTAAGACGACGCCAAAACGTCCGCAGCTGTCTCGCCTTTGCACGGCACATAGCCAAGGCCCATGGCCCCACCCAATGTGTGTCCGTAGGCGCCTGACGACAGATAGCCGACCAATTCCCCGTCCCGTAGGATCGGCTCATTGTGATACAAAAGCGGCTCAGGGTCCGTAAGCTTGAACTGCACCATGCGCTTGTTCAGACCCGTTTCCTGCTTTTCCAACACCGCTTCACGGCCAATGAAGTCCGGCTTGTCCTTCTTGACGGCAAAGCCGAGCCCCGCCTCCAACACATGGTCTTCGCAGGTGATGTCATGCCCGAAATGGCGAAAACCTTTTTCGATGCGGCAGGTGTCCATCATGTGCATCCCACACAGCGTCAGCCCAAAATCTTTCCCCGCGTCATGCAGTGTTTCAAACACATGGCCAGCTTGATCAGCACTGACATACACTTCCCAGCCAAGCTCCCCCACATAGGTCACACGGTGAACGCGGGCCATGCCCATCCCGATCTCGATGTCCTGCGCTGTGCCAAACGGATTTACGTCATTAGTGAAATCGGCTGGTGATACGGCCTGCAGCAGCTTGCGCGCATTTGGCCCCATCAGCGCCAGCACGCCTTCACCTGCGGTCACGTCGGTAATGACCACGTTGAAATCGCCACGATTACGTTCCATCCAAACTTGATCAGCCAGTCGCGTCGCCGCAGGGGTGACGACCAGATACGCCGTTTCAGACAGGCGCGTTACAGTCACATCCGCTTCGATTCCGCCACGATTGTTCAGGAACTGCGTGTAGACAATCTTGCCAATAGGCACGGAATAATCGCCGCCCCCGACGTAATTCAAAAACGCTTCAGCATCGCGCCCCTCGACCCTGATCTTACCGAAGGACGACATATCATACATGCCGACATTCTCGCGCACGGCCTTATGTTCAGCCGCCACGTTGTCAAAGAAATTCTGTCGCTGCCAGCTGTATTCATACTCTGGCGTCTGGCCATCCTTAGCGAACCAGTTGGCGCGCTCCCACCCTGACAATTCCCCCATTACTGCACCATGTTGCTGCAAATGGTGATGAAACGGGGTGCGCCTGATCCCGCGTGCCGTGTCCTTTTGTCGAAACGGGAAATGGTCTGCATACAACAGGCCCAGTGTTTCCTTTGAACGTTCCATTAGGAACGTTTTGTTGCCCATAAATGGCTGCATCCGGCTAATATCCACATCGCCCAGATCAAACGGTTTCGCACCTGCATCCATCCATTGCGCCAACGCCATGCCAGCCCCACCAGCAGACTGAATACCGATGGAATTGAACCCTGCCGCAACCCAGACATTGTCCATCTCCGGCGCAAGGCCAAGGTGGTAGGCATCATCGGGCGTAAAGCTTTCTGGCCCGTTAAAGAACGTATGAATCCCTGCCTCTGCCAGCATCGGCATACGCGCAACCGCGTTCTCCAGGATTGGCTCAAAATGGTCAAAGTCTTCGGGCAGTTGGTCAAACTCAAACCCTTCGGGGATCGGACCCCACGGCTTTGAAACAGGCTCAAACGCACCCAAAAGCATCTTTCCTGCGTCTTCTTTGTAATACGCACATTCATCAGGAACCCGAAGCACGGGCATCTGCGTCAAACCAGCAATCGCCTCGGTGACAATATAAAAATGTTCGCAGGCTTGTAGCGGGACGTTGGTGCCCAGCATCTGGCCAACCTCACGGCCCCACATGCCCGCACAATTCACGACGTGATCACACTCAATCGTGCCTTGCCCAGTCGCATCTTCCCAGTTCACACCAGTGATCCGCCGCCCGGCGCGGACAACACCCGTGGCCTTTACCCGCTCTTTTATGACGGCCCCACGTTGCCGCGCACCTTTGGCCAGCGCCAGTGCGATATTGGAAGGGTCGCCCTGCCCGTCCAGCGGCAGATAGACCCCGCCGACAACGCCATCAATATTAAGATGCTCATATTTCGCTTTCACCTCGCTGGGTGAAATCTCCTCGACCTCGACCCCGAAAGCGCGCGCCATGGCGGCCTGTCGGTAAATCTCTTCTTTGCGGCTTTCAGTCAATGCAACGGTGATCGACCCACACCACTTGAACCCCGTGGCCACGCCGGTTTCTTCCTCAAGCGTGCCATAAAGTTCTTGGCTATATTTCGCCAATTTTGTCATATTTTGCGTCGCGCGTAGCTGAGCAATGAGGCCCGCCGCATGCCACGTTGTGCCCGACGTCAGCTGTTTGCGTTCTAGCAAAACAATATCCGTCCAGCCCAACTTGCTGAGGTGATACGCCACCGAACACCCGATGACGCCACCGCCAATAATAACCACACGTGCCTTGCTTGGAAGATCCGCCATCTGCCCGTTCCTTAAATGATGTCGCACCAAAGGTGCGCTATATGATCGTGTGCCCAGCAGCGGTCAGGCGGCTGGCAATTTCTGCAATATGTGCGGGGCTGACTTCGCAACAGCCGCCAATAATCGTCGCTCCGTGATCGACCCAACGCATCGCATGATCAGCGTAAAGGTCAGGCGTAAAATCACGTCGCATCGCCAAGGCATCAACGGTTGATTTGTCCTTGAGGAAACCCTCAGTGATTGTCTCAAAACCATTGGCATATGCCCCGTAAGGCTTGCCGCACGTCGCCAATATATCCAACGCCGCCGGAATTGCTTCGGGTGCCGAACAATTCACCAATACCGCCTCAGCGATCCCGACAACCGACAAAGCATCCGTCAAAGGTTCACCAGATCGCAACAAAGTCCCATCGCGATCACTGACTGAAAACGCGATCCAGATCGGTTTTTCTGCCGCCTTGGCGCCCGCCAGAATAGACCGCGCATGATCTATCGAAACAACCGTTTCGCACAGGATCAGATCAACGTCCGCGCCAATCAACCGCGCGACTTCTTCGAACTTCGGCACAGCAAAATCATATGGTGGCATGACATCCGCACGATAGGACGCGACCAACGGCCCGATGGACCCTGCAATGCGCATGGCCCCCGATTCCTTTGCCTCAGCCAGCGCCATGCGATGCAAGGCTTCGAATTGCTCCTCAAGCCCCGTACCGGTCAGCCGGTCGTGGTGAATGGCATACGTGTTGGTCGTGGCAATCGTCGCACCGGCGGCGGCAAAATCACGGTGCACCCCAGCGACCATGCCGGGGTGATCCAGCATCACCCGCGTTGACCAAAGCGGCGTTGGCCGATCACCAGCACGGTGCACCAGTTCCTGCCCCATGCCACCGTCCAAAAGTGTAATCTGCGTCATCGTTTAAGCCTTTATGCGTTCGTTGCTGGGGTCCCAAAGCGGCGCATCTTCTTGCACAATTGCCTTGTGGCGTTTGCCATAGACATCGACCTCCAATTCAGTGCCAACCGCCAAGAGATTAGCGCGAACCATACCCAAGGCGATGCATTTATTGGTGCGATATCCCATGGCGCAAGACGTGACTTCGCCGACGATCTCATCG
This window contains:
- a CDS encoding GcvT family protein, coding for MADLPSKARVVIIGGGVIGCSVAYHLSKLGWTDIVLLERKQLTSGTTWHAAGLIAQLRATQNMTKLAKYSQELYGTLEEETGVATGFKWCGSITVALTESRKEEIYRQAAMARAFGVEVEEISPSEVKAKYEHLNIDGVVGGVYLPLDGQGDPSNIALALAKGARQRGAVIKERVKATGVVRAGRRITGVNWEDATGQGTIECDHVVNCAGMWGREVGQMLGTNVPLQACEHFYIVTEAIAGLTQMPVLRVPDECAYYKEDAGKMLLGAFEPVSKPWGPIPEGFEFDQLPEDFDHFEPILENAVARMPMLAEAGIHTFFNGPESFTPDDAYHLGLAPEMDNVWVAAGFNSIGIQSAGGAGMALAQWMDAGAKPFDLGDVDISRMQPFMGNKTFLMERSKETLGLLYADHFPFRQKDTARGIRRTPFHHHLQQHGAVMGELSGWERANWFAKDGQTPEYEYSWQRQNFFDNVAAEHKAVRENVGMYDMSSFGKIRVEGRDAEAFLNYVGGGDYSVPIGKIVYTQFLNNRGGIEADVTVTRLSETAYLVVTPAATRLADQVWMERNRGDFNVVITDVTAGEGVLALMGPNARKLLQAVSPADFTNDVNPFGTAQDIEIGMGMARVHRVTYVGELGWEVYVSADQAGHVFETLHDAGKDFGLTLCGMHMMDTCRIEKGFRHFGHDITCEDHVLEAGLGFAVKKDKPDFIGREAVLEKQETGLNKRMVQFKLTDPEPLLYHNEPILRDGELVGYLSSGAYGHTLGGAMGLGYVPCKGETAADVLASSYAIDVMGTNVRAEASLRSMYDPKSERVKI
- the rarD gene encoding EamA family transporter RarD is translated as MENPKNQDTLRGFGFALSAYVLWGFLPLYLKAVSHIPAIEVVAHRVLWSVPVAGLILIVLGRTSDLGRILRDPKALAMGCITATLVSINWGVYVWAIAAERTLDGALGYYINPIFSVFLGAMLLGEKLNKLQWAAVGLAAAAVGVLTYANGSLPWPALALTFSWGFYAYFKRSLPIGPNQGFLLEVLILSPVALGYLIWLGGQGGGHFVPLTIDMWLLMGCGIVTAVPLMLYANGAKGLRLATIGIMQYIAPTMIMLIAVFVFEEPFGSARAIAFPMIWAALGLYTFAMFRGRKA
- a CDS encoding homocysteine S-methyltransferase family protein, which produces MTQITLLDGGMGQELVHRAGDRPTPLWSTRVMLDHPGMVAGVHRDFAAAGATIATTNTYAIHHDRLTGTGLEEQFEALHRMALAEAKESGAMRIAGSIGPLVASYRADVMPPYDFAVPKFEEVARLIGADVDLILCETVVSIDHARSILAGAKAAEKPIWIAFSVSDRDGTLLRSGEPLTDALSVVGIAEAVLVNCSAPEAIPAALDILATCGKPYGAYANGFETITEGFLKDKSTVDALAMRRDFTPDLYADHAMRWVDHGATIIGGCCEVSPAHIAEIASRLTAAGHTII